In Sorghum bicolor cultivar BTx623 chromosome 8, Sorghum_bicolor_NCBIv3, whole genome shotgun sequence, one genomic interval encodes:
- the LOC8067213 gene encoding 1-acyl-sn-glycerol-3-phosphate acyltransferase PLS1, whose translation MVIPLVLVVLPLGLLFLLSGLIVNAIQAILLVSVRPLSKSLYRRINRFLVELLWLQLIWLLDWWAVVKVQLHADQETYQLMGKEHALIISNHRSDIDWLIGWILAQRSGCLGSTLAIMKKSSKFLPVIGWSMWFSEYLFLERSWAKDEKTLKWGLRRLKDFPRSFWLALFVEGTRFTPAKLLAAQEYAASQGLPAPRNVLIPRTKGFVSAVGIMRDFVPAIYDTTVIIPKDSPAPTMLRILKGQSSVVHVHIKRHAMSDMPKFDEDVSKWCKDIFVAKDALLDKHIATGTFDEEIRPIGRPVKSLLVVLSWSCLLLYGAYRFLQWTQLLSTWKGIILLAAGLALVTGVMHVFIMFSQSERSSSARAARNRVKKD comes from the exons atggtgaTCCCCCTGGTGCTCGTCGTGCTTCCGCTTGggctcctcttcctcctttcCGGCCTCATCGTCAACGCAATCCAG GCTATCTTGCTCGTGTCTGTAAGGCCATTATCGAAGAGCTTGTATCGTCGGATCAACAGATTCTTAGTCGAGCTGCTATGGCTTCAGCTAATCTGGCTTTTGGACTGGTGGGCTGTTGTTAAG GTACAATTGCATGCAGATCAAGAAACTTATCAGCTAATGG GAAAAGAGCATGCCCTTATCATATCAAATCATCGGAGCGACATCGATTGGCTTATTGGATGGATTTTGGCACAG CGTTCAGGATGTCTTGGAAGCACACTAGCTATCATGAAGAAATCTTCAAAGTTTCTTCCA GTTATTGGCTGGTCTATGTGGTTTTCTGAATATCTATTTCTGGAGAGAAGTTGGGCAAAGGACGAAAAGACACTTAAA TGGGGTCTCAGAAGGTTGAAGGACTTTCCCAGATCATTCTGGCTTGCCCTTTTTGTTGAGGGTACACGGTTTACACCAGCAAAACTTCTAGCAGCTCAAGAATATGCAGCCTCACAGGGTTTGCCAGCCCCTAGAAATGTGTTGATTCCACGGACCAAG GGATTTGTATCAGCAGTAGGTATTATGCGTGATTTTGTCCCAGCTATCTATGATACAACAGTGATAATCCCTAAAGATTCACCTGCACCGACAATGCTGCGCATTCTCAAGGGACAGTCATCAGTA GTTCATGTTCATATAAAACGCCATGCAATGAGTGATATGCCTAAATTCGATGAAGATGTTTCAAAATGGTGTAAGGACATCTTTGTGGCAAAG GATGCTTTATTGGACAAGCATATAGCAACTGGTACTTTTGATGAAGAAATTAGACCAATTGGTCGTCCAGTGAAATCTTTGCTG GTGGTTCTGTCTTGGTCATGCCTCCTCCTATATGGTGCCTACAGATTCTTACAGTGGACTCAACTCTTGTCAACGTGGAAAGGCATTATCCTCCTCGCTGCTGGATTGGCACTGGTGACTGGCGTTATGCATGTCTTCATCATGTTCTCTCAGTCAGAGCGTTCAAGCTCCGCCAGAGCAGCGAGGAATCGGGTGAAGAAAGATTGA